From Solanum lycopersicum chromosome 8, SLM_r2.1, the proteins below share one genomic window:
- the LOC101253008 gene encoding trans-Golgi network-localized SYP41-interacting protein 1 isoform X7, with the protein MVNEDDKDDHLEARGTIASDMSTISPATDVPVKFSSYSGADVAVAHQLEVERLQVQEQVTDSHCCWVGTMQESHNSGSKKGYSSSEVKIEGDKKLPLNEPSETSISQTATLVGDEGKEEIKAEDIQLSEPNNVPSTVLATQNAEIAEGRGHQMEDAVSGSRTEEKLVSEVQISDSSDIVSENSAENKMVNISSRSDASYISLCQLAEVVRDLDEDDFKFLLTCRDSAPNAPSLKLFDVFEKLKEQLYLASLAKDVSCLQLSEESEIQMELSRQHHKLTDLISAAKASSSELEEKNDVLADQLSQSRSEFQLIVSERDDLQKQLLISKGEIGEFSDRINELQTKLEISLGENASLSSEMVDCRNLVATLQVRNESLIGSLNLLSEENKKLLEEKENLVLENKKLGTDLAQSKTLFGSLQLDHEDLSQNFTSLSEEKMKLHGEKEHLISENENLFAQLSDYKNVVEALQVENKNINESLISVAEAKNQLQEENKSLLSETEKLGSEFSESKSLIEALQTEVAEAKGHLTSVMEERNELEVQKKYLLSETEKQSFQLAEYNNSCNKVEYDLKDASLRIEHLTEENMHLKRIMELSETMKTESPKKSSFAYQSKEEAGHQLEGSRHSNFAPENLIDGDGSNWFGVMNRHMEEADRVLEKLDNAVEEVQSQLISMSRSSSKAVSPGVSKLIQAFESKDHDDEHQPEEFQSSENRTDADPYVLIQGLTKTLRALLKDLVLAAGNGYHFLEGEKSSKTATEIAAEELRAKCDSLNEYIDILGGENIEQMVFNESLGGCFSNAKEREGELVVLNEALHKQEVATKAENSRLRENLSSIQEKLPILQNQLGEMRESCKEMGSCISNQVEGLYEEVSDRGLILQEEWNSTIDQILQTLRRLDLSVESVGSSLPSRVDHDPGCINLSSRTAASIDAAINVIEALQGQVETARHESMLSTSRELNEKLDFLQVENEKSVSLLYKIYGNLMKLVTVIPGNLQENEVDDPKKSVDLSHPDAFDSLLEQLQRFLDEKTQVEAANGKLKSELMARTKDFEELSKRSLGSDSILRVVQVVEGVISLDNFEININEPVSCLESLTSLLVQKYKEAIEDVRLSREECASKEAQVIDLQGQMDHLSSLLVQCENEVVVLRESLKRVEEDVVSIGSQYQEKVAEFEQSEQRVSSLREKLGIAVTKGKGLIVQRDSLKQSLADTSSELQKCSEELQLKDARLQEVEMKLKTYSEAGERTEALESELSYIRNSATALRETFYLKDAVLQKIEEILEDLELPEHFHSKDIIDKVDWLAKSVAGSSLPLTDWDHKNSIRGSYSDAGYALGDGWKEAPQPNMGSPEDLKIRFEELQGKFYGLAEQNEMLEQSLMERNNLVQKWEEILDRIDMPSHLRSLEPEDRIGWLVLAVSEAENQYNSLQQKYDNSESLFASASAELEESNRKISELENAYQLVVSEKELLLKSLESLNFDFEEMSRKAAQSETSNDDLQSRVGDLQKKLNEMLGAEERIHHLEGEIRRLEDVIKDFLWTSETDDVLFSTGSTESLEQLIRKLIDKYTTLSLGKPSESNTTPLEHIDKDADLSHEEKRESNVSCDEDADGGALNRKLEDALNDLLSLKEEKESTALANQSLVRELEELGIRNKELQHLLNQEEQKSSSVREKLNVAVRKGKSLVQLRDSLKQSIEELNGEVERLKSEIRLQENAISNYEGRIKDLSVYPERIKTIESECSILRDQLEEKEYTLSMILNTLDEVNVGSNIDNPVEKLKRVGQLCHDLQSALASSEHETRKSKRAAELLLAELNEVQERNDGLQEELAKSLNELSGLSKQKESAEVAKHEALERLEKLSSIHSEERKNQLAEITMLKSGVDQLGKDLYVVDSLLADVLSKDLETMHRLGSSMKVCQESTDQNHFPLLVADSSGLTFAEAENKVFGKEIGSINQKLNRHSHLLHEEAARLSEILKTIHEEISHDKQHSNSLKTDLMRLESIQKEKDAELLMVQRYNAMLYEACTTLVMEIESRKSQLVGSSLASGAPKINSVYRSLAEGHDLAEMTDRFTEEGIRSVIERLFMAVKDIMSVQNDIAEFGQKDMKAAIASLQKELQDKDVHREKICAELVNQIKEAESISKSYLQELQIAKSEMDDLHRKVKLMEKERDSLTHRIKELQDQESNFADLQLRVKSLEDMLEAKEQENEALMQALEEEEAQMEDKTKKIEEMERLLLQKNKDMENLEVSRGKTMKKLSVTVSKFDELHQLSESLLSEVENLQSQLQERDTEISFLRQEVTRCTNDAIASAQMSSKRDGDEIHDILTWIDKMISRVQAHDMDYDDGKVNQIHDYKEMIEKQVVAVISELEDLRALAQKRDLMLKVEKDKVEQLVRKEEFLENSLRDKEFQLTMLRGASGMGQLANSSSEIIEIEPVANKRVVPGTVASQVRSLRKTNNDQVAVAIDVHPDSGKLDDEDDDKAHGFKSMTTSRIVPRFTRPITDMIDGLWVSCDRTLMRQPVLRLSMIIYWVVLHALLATFVV; encoded by the exons ATGGTAAATGAGGATGATAAGGATGATCATTTGGAAGCTCGAGGAACTATTGCTTCTGATATGTCCACTATAAGTCCTGCAACGGATGTGCCTGTCAAATTCTCATCTTATTCCGGTGCTGATGTAGCAGTTGCTCACCAATTAGAAGTGGAAAGGCTGCAGGTGCAGGAGCAGGTAACAGAT TCTCATTGTTGCTGGGTAGGGACAATGCAGGAATCACATAATTCAGGTTCAAAGAAAGGTTATTCAAGCAGTGAGGTAAAGATTGAAGGAGACAAGAAGCTTCCTTTGAACGAACCAAGTGAGACTTCTATTAGCCAGACCGCCACTCTTGTGGGAGATGAGGGCAAGGAAGAGATAAAAGCCGAAGACATTCAACTTAGCGAGCCAAACAATGTTCCGTCAACTGTTTTAGCAACTCAGAATGCTGAAATAGCTGAGGGCAGGG GTCATCAGATGGAAGATGCAGTTTCTGGTTCACGCACGGAAGAAAAACTAGTTTCTGAGGTTCAAATTTCTGACTCCAGCGATATTGTTTCTGAGAATTCTGCGGAGAATAAGATGGTGAACATCTCATCTAGGTCAGATGCGAGTTATATTAGCTTGTGTCAGCTGGCGGAGGTGGTCCGAGATCTTGATGAAGATGACTTTAAGTTCTTGCTCACGTGCAGAGACTCAGCTCCAAATGCACCTTCTCTTAAACTTTTTGACGTTTTTGAGAAGCTCAAAGAACAGTTGTACCTCGCAAGTCTTGCAAAAGATGTATCTTGTTTGCAGCTATCTGAAGAGTCAGAAATTCAGATGGAACTCAGCCGTCAACATCATAAGTTGACTGATCTAATATCTGCGGCCAAAGCTTCATCGTCTGAACTTGAAGAGAAGAATGATGTCCTCGCTGATCAGCTTTCACAATCAAGATCTGAATTTCAATTGATTGTATCTGAAAGGGATGACCTCCAAAAGCAGCTTCTCATTTCTAAAGGTGAGATTGGAGAATTTTCTGATAGAATAAATGAGTTGCAGACTAAATTGGAAATATCACTTGGTGAAAATGCAAGTTTGTCTTCAGAGATGGTCGACTGCCGGAATTTGGTGGCAACATTACAGGTTCGAAATGAGAGCTTAATAGGAAGCCTTAATTTGTTATCTGAAGAGAATAAAAAGCTTTTGGAGGAGAAGGAGAATCTTGTTCTTGAGAATAAGAAATTGGGAACAGATCTAGCACAGTCTAAAACTTTGTTCGGATCATTGCAGTTGGATCATGAAGATTTATCGCAGAACTTCACTTCTTTGAGTGAGGAGAAAATGAAACTTCATGGAGAGAAGGAACACCTAATCAGTGAGAACGAGAATCTGTTTGCTCAATTGTCGGACTACAAAAATGTTGTGGAAGCTCTTCAGGTTGAGAACAAGAACATAAATGAGAGTTTGATATCTGTAGCTGAAGCAAAGAACCAGCTTCAGGAGGAGAATAAGTCTTTGCTCAGTGAAACTGAGAAACTAGGATCAGAGTTTTCAGAGTCAAAGTCTCTAATTGAAGCTCTGCAGACGGAAGTGGCTGAAGCAAAGGGGCACTTGACCTCGGTGATGGAAGAGAGAAATGAGCTTGAGGTGCAGAAGAAGTATCTTCTCAGTGAAACTGAGAAACAGTCATTTCAGTTGGCAGAATACAATAACTCGTGCAATAAGGTGGAATATGACCTGAAAGACGCAAGTCTGCGTATCGAACATCTGACTGAGGAGAACATGCATCTGAAGAGAATAATGGAGTTGTCTGAGACGATGAAAACAGAGTCACCTAAAAAAAGTAGCTTTGCATATCAATCTAAGGAAGAAGCTGGGCATCAACTTGAAGGTTCTCGCCACTCTAACTTTGCACCAGAAAATCTAATTGATGGTGATGGTTCAAATTGGTTTGGAGTTATGAATAGACACATGGAGGAGGCAGATAGAGTACTTGAAAAGCTTGATAATGCAGTTGAAGAGGTGCAGTCTCAGTTAATTTCTATGAGTAGGTCGTCTAGTAAAGCTGTTTCACCTGGTGTGTCAAAACTTATTCAAGCTTTTGAGTCAAAAGACCATGATGACGAGCACCAACCGGAGGAGTTCCAGTCATCTGAAAATCGAACAGATGCAGATCCCTATGTGCTGATTCAAGGGCTAACAAAAACATTAAGGGCGTTGCTGAAAGATTTGGTGCTGGCAGCGGGCAATGGCTACCATTTTCTCGAAGGAGAGAAAAGTAGTAAAACAGCCACTGAGATTGCTGCTGAAGAACTGAGGGCCAAATGTGACTCTCTGAATGAATACATTGATATTTTGGGAGGAGAAAACATTGAGCAAATGGTTTTCAATGAAAGTTTAGGGGGATGTTTCTCGAATGCTAAAGAAAGGGAGGGAGAGCTTGTGGTCCTTAATGAAGCTTTACACAAGCAAGAAGTCGCTACAAAAGCTGAGAACAGTCGGTTAAGGGAGAATCTTAGTAGCATTCAGGAAAAACTTCCTATTTTGCAGAACCAGCTGGGTGAAATGCGTGAAAGCTGCAAAGAAATGGGCTCTTGCATCTCTAATCAGGTAGAAGGTCTTTACGAGGAAGTTTCTGACAGAGGATTAATACTCCAAGAAGAATGGAACTCTACAATTGATCAGATTCTTCAGACACTGCGGAGGCTAGATTTATCTGTTGAGTCTGTTGGCTCCTCTTTGCCTTCAAGAGTAGACCATGATCCAGGGTGCATAAACTTAAGTAGTCGTACTGCTGCATCTATTGATGCTGCTATCAATGTGATTGAGGCATTGCAGGGTCAAGTTGAAACTGCTCGCCATGAGTCAATGTTGAGTACCTCTCGTGAATTAAACGAGAAGCTAGACTTCTTGcaagttgaaaatgaaaaatctgTCAGTCTTTTATATAAGATTTATGGTAACCTCATGAAACTTGTGACTGTAATACCAGGGAATCTACAAGAAAATGAAGTAGACGATCCCAAGAAATCTGTAGATCTTTCTCATCCTGATGCTTTTGATTCCTTACTGGAGCAGTTGCAAAGGTTTCTTGATGAAAAAACACAAGTTGAGGCTGCAAATGGAAAGCTGAAATCTGAGTTGATGGCCAGGACAAAAGATTTTGAAGAACTGAGCAAAAGATCCCTTGGATCAGATTCTATTTTAAGAGTGGTTCAAGTGGTTGAGGGAGTCATTTCTCTAGATAACTTTGAAATCAACATTAATGAGCCAGTATCATGTCTAGAGTCCCTGACCTCTCTCCTTGTTCAGAAATATAAAGAGGCTATTGAAGATGTGAGGTTGTCCAGGGAGGAATGTGCTTCCAAGGAAGCACAAGTGATTGATTTGCAAGGACAAATGGATCACTTGAGCTCATTACTTGTTCAATGTGAAAATGAAGTCGTAGTCCTTAGGGAAAGTTTGAAGAGAGTCGAGGAGGATGTTGTATCTATTGGTTCTCAATATCAAGAGAAAGTTGCTGAATTTGAACAGTCTGAGCAACGGGTTTCATCTCTTAGAGAGAAGCTTGGCATAGCAGTCACCAAAGGCAAAGGTCTGATTGTGCAGCGTGACAGTCTTAAACAGTCTCTTGCAGACACATCCTCAGAACTGCAGAAATGCTCTGAAGAGTTACAGTTGAAAGATGCAAGGCTTCAGGAAGTAGAAATGAAACTCAAGACCTATTCAGAGGCAGGTGAGCGCACGGAAGCTTTGGAATCTGAGCTCTCGTACATTCGCAATTCTGCTACTGCACTAAGGGAGACATTCTATCTCAAAGACGCTGTTCTTCAGAAAATAGAGGAGATTCTAGAAGATTTGGAGCTTCCGGAGCATTTCCATTCAAAGGATATCATCGATAAAGTTGATTGGTTGGCGAAGTCAGTTGCTGGGAGCTCTTTACCTCTGACTGATTGGGATCACAAGAACTCTATTAGGGGATCATACTCTGATGCAGGATATGCTCTTGGTGACGGATGGAAAGAGGCGCCACAGCCAAACATGGGTTCTCCCGAAGACCTTAAAATAAGATTTGAGGAGCTCCAGGGCAAGTTTTATGGGTTGGCAGAACAAAATGAGATGCTTGAACAATCCTTGATGGAAAGAAACAACCTTGTTCAGAAGTGGGAAGAGATTTTAGACAGGATAGACATGCCTTCACACTTAAGATCTCTGGAGCCAGAAGATCGGATTGGTTGGTTAGTGCTTGCTGTTTCAGAAGCTGAAAACCAGTACAACTCTCTCCAACAAAAGTATGATAATTCTGAATCATTATTTGCATCAGCAAGTGCTGAACTTGAAGAGtcaaatagaaaaatatctGAGCTTGAAAATGCATATCAATTGGTTGTCAGTGAGAAAGAGTTACTTTTGAAGAGCttggagtctctgaactttgatTTTGAGGAAATGTCAAGGAAGGCTGCACAATCCGAAACGAGTAATGATGACTTGCAGAGCAGAGTAGGTGACTTGCAGAAGAAACTGAATGAAATGCTTGGAGCAGAGGAGCGTATTCATCATCTTGAAGGTGAAATAAGAAGATTGGAAGATGTGATCAAAGATTTCCTTTGGACTTCTGAAACAGATGATGTGTTATTTAGCACTGGTAGCACTGAATCTTTGGAGCAGCTAATTAGGAAGCTTATAGATAAGTATACCACACTTTCTTTGGGGAAACCTTCTGAGTCTAATACAACTCCTCTTGAGCATATTGATAAAGACGCTGATCTCTCTcatgaagaaaagagagaaagtaATGTCAGTTGTGATGAAGATGCAGATGGAGGTGCTCTCAACAGAAAATTGGAGGATGCTCTAAACGACTTGTTGTCATTGAAGGAGGAAAAGGAGAGTACTGCGTTGGCAAATCAATCATTGGTTCGTGAACTGGAAGAATTGGGTATCAGAAATAAAGAACTGCAACATCTACTCAATCAAGAGGAACAGAAGTCATCTTCTGTAAGAGAAAAATTGAATGTTGCAGTTAGAAAAGGTAAGTCGTTGGTGCAACTTCGGGACAGCCTGAAGCAATCAATTGAAGAACTGAATGGTGAAGTTGAGCGGTTAAAGTCCGAAATCAGATTGCAGGAAAATGCTATTTCAAACTATGAAGGAAGGATAAAAGATTTATCTGTATACCCTGAGAGGATAAAGACAATAGAATCTGAGTGTTCAATCCTGAGAGATCAGTTGGAAGAAAAAGAGTACACCTTGAGCATGATTTTGAATACCCTGGATGAAGTTAATGTTGGCTCCAACATCGATAATCCAGTTGAGAAGCTAAAAAGAGTTGGGCAATTATGCCATGATTTGCAATCAGCTCTTGCATCTTCTGAACATGAAACAAGGAAATCTAAAAGAGCAGCTGAGTTACTTCTTGCCGAGTTAAATGAGGTGCAAGAAAGAAATGATGGCCTCCAAGAGGAGCTAGCAAAGTCTCTGAATGAACTCTCTGGACTGTCCAAGCAAAAAGAATCTGCTGAAGTTGCTAAACATGAAGCTCTTGAGCGTTTAGAAAAGTTATCTTCCATTCACTCTGAAGAAAGAAAGAACCAATTAGCTGAAATTACAATGCTAAAATCTGGTGTGGATCAGCTTGGGAAGGATCTCTATGTTGTTGATAGTTTGCTCGCTGATGTTTTATCCAAGGATTTGGAGACTATGCACCGTCTTGGTTCTAGTATGAAAGTTTGCCAAGAATCAACTGATCAAAATCACTTTCCTCTACTTGTGGCTGATTCAAGTGGCCTTACGTTTGCAGAAGCAGAAAACAAG GTTTTTGGGAAAGAAATTGGTTCTATCAACCAAAAGCTAAACAGGCACTCACATTTATTGCATGAAGAAGCTGCTCGTTTATCTGAAATATTAAAAACCATACATGAAGAAATATCCCACGACAAGCAGCACTCAAATTCATTGAAGACAGACCTGATGCGATTAGAATCTATTCAAAAGGAGAAAGATGCGGAATTGCTTATGGTGCAAAGATACAATGCTATGCTTTATGAAGCTTGTACCACTTTGGTTATGGAAATTGAAAGCAGAAAATCCCAATTGGTTGGAAGCAGCTTAGCTTCTGGGGCTCCCAAAATCAATTCTGTGTATCGAAGTTTAGCTGAAGGACATGATTTGGCTGAGATGACTGACCGGTTTACTGAGGAAGGTATTAGGTCAGTAATAGAGAGATTATTCATGGCTGTGAAAGATATTATGAGTGTGCAAAATGATATTGCTGAATTTGGTCAAAAGGATATGAAAGCTGCTATAGCAAGTCTGCAGAAAGAACTTCAGGACAAAGATGTTCATAGAGAGAAAATATGTGCAGAACTTGTTAATCAGATTAAGGAAGCTGAATCTATTTCAAAGAGTTATTTACAAGAGCTTCAGATAGCAAAATCTGAGATGGATGATTTACACAGGAAGGTGAAACTGATGGAGAAGGAACGAGATTCTCTGACACACAGGATAAAAGAACTGCAAGATCAGGAATCTAACTTTGCTGACTTACAGTTAAGAGTTAAATCACTTGAAGACATGCTAGAGGCAAAGGAACAAG AAAACGAGGCACTGATGCAAGCACTTGAGGAGGAGGAAGCTCAAATGGAagacaaaacaaaaaagattgAGGAAATGGAGAGACTCCTgcttcaaaaaaataaagatatggAGAACCTTGAAGTTTCCCGTGGAAAGACCATGAAGAAGCTTTCTGTTACAGTAAGCAAATTTGATGAACTTCATCAACTATCTGAAAGCCTTCTGTCCGAGGTTGAGAATCTTCAGTCACAATTACAAGAGCGAGATACAGAGATTTCTTTCTTGAGGCAAGAAGTTACAAGATGCACTAATGATGCAATAGCTTCTGCTCAGATGAGTAGCAAAAGAgatggtgatgaaatccatgacATTTTGACATGGATAGACAAGATGATTTCTCGAGTCCAGGCTCATGATATGGATTATGATGATGGAAAAGTCAACCAGATTCATGATTATAAAGAAATGATAGAGAAACAGGTGGTGGCTGTAATATCTGAGTTGGAGGACCTGCGTGCACTGGCACAGAAAAGAGATTTGATGTTGAAAGTAGAGAAAGATAAAGTAGAACAACTGGTGAGAAAAGAAGAATTTCTTGAGAACTCTTTGCGTGACAAGGAATTTCAATTAACCATGCTTCGAGGTGCTAGTGGCATGGGGCAACTAGCGAATTCTTCATCAGAGATTATAGAGATAGAGCCAGTG GCCAACAAAAGGGTAGTGCCTGGAACTGTTGCATCTCAAGTTCGCAGTTTGCGAAAAACTAATAATGACCAAGTAGCTGTTGCTATAGATGTGCATCCTGATAGTGGGAAACtagatgatgaagatgatgataagG CTCATGGTTTCAAGTCAATGACGACATCAAGAATTGTCCCACGGTTTACAAGACCCATAACCGACATGATAGATGGTCTATG GGTATCCTGTGATCGCACACTAATGCGGCAGCCTGTTCTACGGCTTAGTATGATCATCTATTGGGTTGTGTTGCATGCTCTTCTTGCGACATTTGTAGTATGA